Within Frankiales bacterium, the genomic segment TGGGTGCTCCTACTCCCCACCCACGCCGAACCAAGCACACCCGCAACACCGAACCACCACCCGGCACCCAAGGCAAGCAGGCCGCACACCGACCGCACCTACCAGGTCAGGCACGGCGACAGCCTGTGGAGTATCGCGGAACACCACCTTGGTGACGGCCAGCGGTGGCGCGAGATCTACCAACTCAACCTCGGACGAGACCAGCATGTGGGTGGACGACTGACGGACCCCGACGTGATTCTCACCGGCTGGATCTTGAAGCTGCCGCCGACTACGTCGACTGGCACGGCCACCGTCGATCACCACAACACCGATCGCCCGGCTCGGCCATCAACCTCAACCACTACGCCCGCGGCGCCCGCACCACACCAACACTTGCATTCTGGTCCCCGGCCCGAGCCGGCATCTGCGACAGCAACTGCGAGACCGCAACCCGCCGACCCGAGCCCGACCACGTCGGCATCGGCCGCGGTGCCGGCCGCGGATGCCGCCGACCTGGACAGCTCAAGCGTCGGACTCAACCAGATCGCCCTGGGTCTCACCGTGCTCACGGCGACCGGAATCGTGGCCGAGCTGACCCGCCGCCGCCGACGCCAACAACAACGACGCCGACCAGGCAACCGCCTCCCGATGCCTGACGCGCAGGCGGGCATCGTCGAGCGGACCCTGCGCGCCCACCAAGACCCCATCACCATCGAGACCCTCACCCAGGCGCTCGCCGCCCTGGCGGCAACGTGCCGGGCAAGCGGCCGAGATTTGCCCCGGGTGCAGGCCGTCACGCTGTCCCCGGAGGTCCTGGACCTCAGCACCGACGACCCGGGTGACCCCGTGCACCCCTTCATGCCCGCCGGCCCCGGCATCTGGAGGCTCAACCGCGATACCGCAATCGACTCGACCGCCGATGCCGAGCAGCTGAACCCCTACCCGGCACTGGTCACCATCGGGACGGCGGGCGACTCCGTGGTCCTGCTCAACCTCGAAGCGGCCGGAACGTTGACGGTTGCCGGCGATCAGGCGAGTGCAAGCGACGTGCTTCGGGCGCTCGCTGTCGAGCTGGCGACCAGCGCGCTGGCCACGGCAACGACGCTCGTGCTGTCTCCGGAGTTCGCCGACCTCGCCGCCGTCAGCGACAGCGGGCGGGTCCAGGGCTGCGACCTCGACGACGCGACCGGACCCCGGGTCGACAAGACCACCTCCGCGGTGTCCGAAATCCTGAAAGACGCCGGAGTCACCGACGTCAACGTCGCGCGATCGCGTGGGTTGGCGCCGGACACCTGGACGCCACACATCTTCATCACACCCGTCCGCACCGAGGCGCAGCCGTGGTCCGGTGTCGCCATCATCACCGCGACCCCCGGTGGCCAGGGATGGGACCTGCGCGTCTATGCAGACGGAACCGGAATTCTGGACCCCCTCGGGCTCGTCATCCGGACCCAGCGGATCACGGCTGAGGACTTCGACTCCGTCGTCGGACTCCTCACGCTCGCCACCGACCCAGAACCTGCCCGCACCGACGTCGTGGTGTCCGATGTGTTCCCGCAGCCGCAGTCTGTCGCGACGCCGTCCGCGCCCAGAACGCCGATCTATGCGTTGAACGCTCACCGCGCGGCCGTCTCGGCGGCCCTGTCCCCACCGCCGGCTGCAGAGCGGGAAGCTAACGCGGTGGGCTCGGCCGTGACAGAGGGGCCGCGTGTCTGCGTCCTCGGTCGCGTCGAGGTGCAGAACACCCAGCCCGGGCAC encodes:
- a CDS encoding LysM peptidoglycan-binding domain-containing protein; translation: MTHHPRSRDTLTRRAARPEPVLAAPRRTAGDLVRGLGAATLLLALVAGIPALLLVVGQLHVVGMPSWSTVWGALTRPDDGHLFLAALTVLAWLAWATFTFSVIVEAIAILRGLPSPRLPLLSVPQHAAAALVATAAVLLTLHPASTAAPAAATTGVSVVLDAASSPAISASGPHRSAAPSRAEPRADAARPNNAIQPARAAQGTHRSVTVHRGDTLWGLAERYLGDGSRFREIARLNYGRPQPDGRTLSDTHWIYPGWVLLLPTHAEPSTPATPNHHPAPKASRPHTDRTYQVRHGDSLWSIAEHHLGDGQRWREIYQLNLGRDQHVGGRLTDPDVILTGWILKLPPTTSTGTATVDHHNTDRPARPSTSTTTPAAPAPHQHLHSGPRPEPASATATARPQPADPSPTTSASAAVPAADAADLDSSSVGLNQIALGLTVLTATGIVAELTRRRRRQQQRRRPGNRLPMPDAQAGIVERTLRAHQDPITIETLTQALAALAATCRASGRDLPRVQAVTLSPEVLDLSTDDPGDPVHPFMPAGPGIWRLNRDTAIDSTADAEQLNPYPALVTIGTAGDSVVLLNLEAAGTLTVAGDQASASDVLRALAVELATSALATATTLVLSPEFADLAAVSDSGRVQGCDLDDATGPRVDKTTSAVSEILKDAGVTDVNVARSRGLAPDTWTPHIFITPVRTEAQPWSGVAIITATPGGQGWDLRVYADGTGILDPLGLVIRTQRITAEDFDSVVGLLTLATDPEPARTDVVVSDVFPQPQSVATPSAPRTPIYALNAHRAAVSAALSPPPAAEREANAVGSAVTEGPRVCVLGRVEVQNTQPGHAHQRKSRAAELVAYLTLHPGASAPEIDEAMWPGRRVTVETRNTFVSRTRSWLGTAPNGTHYLPLVAEAGDYRVGAGVSCDWHDFLRLANEGLAAGHGGAEDLERALQLVRGRPFLGIDPTTYIWAEADAQEMTSSIVDIAHELCVIRLDRHDTRAALRAAARGLLADPASELLYGHAIRAAALEGQTDMIDRLVGRLRAQTEAIDPDAGLSDEIIELLSTLSGA